A region of Litorilinea aerophila DNA encodes the following proteins:
- a CDS encoding amidohydrolase family protein: MQNIHAHAWDFEKHVAAATRAEADRARGGPMDLSVDFDRFMADAEPFEKTVVFGLKARLTGYWVPDDYVAGFVGRAPEKLVGFACCDPTQKGALDALKHAVEELGLAGVKMAPMYAGFDPRDERCQPIYAYCQENRLPILFHSGTTFNAAAPLSFTRPWLFDEVAIRYPELRMVLAHVGHPYTDECLVVIRKHPHVYADISALFYRPWQFYNMLICAQEYHVTHKLLFGTDYPFAKAKESIDGLRSANAIIGHSGLPRVTEETIEGILHRDAFSLLGIRAGKR, from the coding sequence ATGCAAAATATCCACGCCCATGCCTGGGATTTTGAAAAACATGTCGCCGCCGCCACCCGCGCCGAGGCCGACCGCGCGCGCGGCGGCCCGATGGACCTCTCGGTCGATTTTGATCGATTCATGGCCGATGCCGAACCCTTTGAAAAGACCGTGGTCTTTGGCCTCAAGGCCCGCCTGACCGGTTACTGGGTGCCCGACGATTATGTGGCCGGGTTTGTGGGGCGAGCCCCGGAGAAGCTGGTCGGCTTCGCCTGCTGCGACCCCACCCAGAAGGGCGCCCTGGATGCGTTGAAACACGCCGTGGAGGAGCTGGGGCTGGCCGGTGTCAAGATGGCGCCCATGTACGCCGGCTTTGATCCCCGGGACGAGCGTTGCCAGCCCATCTACGCCTACTGCCAGGAGAATAGGTTGCCCATCCTCTTCCACAGTGGGACCACCTTCAACGCTGCCGCGCCCCTGAGTTTCACCCGGCCCTGGCTTTTCGACGAAGTGGCCATCCGCTATCCTGAACTGCGCATGGTGCTGGCCCACGTCGGCCACCCCTACACCGACGAGTGCCTGGTCGTGATCCGCAAGCACCCCCACGTCTACGCCGACATCTCCGCCCTCTTCTACCGGCCCTGGCAGTTCTACAATATGCTGATCTGTGCCCAGGAATATCACGTCACCCACAAATTGCTCTTTGGCACCGACTATCCCTTTGCCAAAGCCAAAGAATCCATCGACGGCCTGCGCAGTGCCAACGCCATCATCGGCCACAGCGGCTTACCCAGGGTGACCGAAGAGACCATCGAGGGCATTCTCCACCGGGATGCGTTCAGTCTGCTGGGAATCCGCGCCGGAAAGCGTTAA
- a CDS encoding bifunctional nuclease family protein, with translation MIEVTIDSIRVSLMSQHRIVVLKEENGSRFLPIWIGPFEADAITLKLQGIDAPRPLTHDLLKSVIETLGGEVTHIVINSLEKNTYFARIVLDVDGDTIEIDSRPSDAIALSVRVNAPIYVAEEVMEQAGLLPEEEISLTEGAGASTARREREEEDDEDEDLGVFTDFVEGLDLDSLLGN, from the coding sequence ATGATTGAGGTTACAATTGACAGCATTCGCGTCAGTTTGATGTCGCAGCACCGCATCGTGGTCCTCAAGGAGGAGAATGGCAGCCGCTTTTTGCCCATCTGGATTGGCCCCTTTGAGGCCGATGCCATTACCCTGAAGCTGCAGGGCATCGACGCGCCCCGCCCCTTGACCCACGATCTGCTCAAGTCGGTGATCGAGACCCTGGGCGGCGAAGTCACCCACATCGTCATCAACAGCCTGGAGAAGAACACCTACTTCGCACGCATCGTGCTGGATGTGGACGGCGACACCATCGAGATCGACAGCCGCCCCAGCGATGCCATCGCCCTGAGCGTGCGCGTCAACGCCCCCATCTATGTGGCCGAAGAGGTGATGGAACAGGCGGGCCTGCTCCCCGAAGAGGAGATCAGCCTCACCGAGGGAGCCGGCGCCTCCACGGCCAGGCGGGAGCGGGAAGAAGAGGACGACGAGGATGAGGACCTGGGCGTCTTCACCGACTTTGTGGAGGGCCTGGATCTGGACAGCCTGCTGGGCAACTGA
- a CDS encoding mandelate racemase/muconate lactonizing enzyme family protein encodes MVLDTGKNYSDPSQAAEAHGVRFISLLKISTDAGITGWSDIETQPHVGKSIVDAPSGGQIGFESLRAALLGEDPLERERLWQKMYRYLAYYGRQGAGMQMISGADIALWDIAGKALGQPICKLLGACYRDRVKAYASTLFRPTPDAMKAAVAEYLKHGFRAIKFGWGVFGRDLDLDIALVRAAREEAGPDIDLMVDGGWYGIAYADPFRPRPLRDWIRLVKALEELNVFWLEDFLHPDNYAGYAAVSEHTTTLRLAAGEQLAGYEAFERLAIEGRVDTLQPDLSRCGGITVGKQIADLVARRQINCVPHAWLTDLLKAASLHLNAYLMDSLYLEYNVSSASLLNHLCEESIPMVDGTVPVPTGPGLGVTVNERIVEQYRVL; translated from the coding sequence ATGGTGCTGGACACCGGCAAGAATTACTCGGACCCCAGCCAGGCAGCGGAAGCCCACGGCGTGCGCTTCATCTCGCTGCTCAAGATCAGCACCGACGCAGGCATCACAGGCTGGTCAGATATCGAAACACAACCCCACGTGGGCAAGAGCATCGTGGACGCGCCCTCGGGCGGCCAGATCGGGTTCGAGTCGCTGCGGGCGGCGTTGCTCGGCGAAGATCCCTTGGAGCGGGAACGGCTGTGGCAGAAGATGTATCGCTACCTGGCCTACTATGGGCGGCAGGGTGCAGGGATGCAAATGATCTCCGGCGCGGACATCGCGCTGTGGGATATTGCCGGCAAGGCACTGGGCCAGCCGATCTGCAAGCTGCTGGGTGCCTGTTACCGCGACCGGGTCAAGGCCTATGCCTCCACCCTCTTTCGGCCTACGCCGGATGCCATGAAGGCGGCCGTGGCCGAGTACCTGAAACACGGCTTTCGGGCTATCAAGTTCGGCTGGGGCGTGTTCGGCCGCGATCTGGACCTGGATATTGCCCTGGTGCGGGCAGCCCGTGAGGAGGCCGGCCCAGACATCGACCTGATGGTGGACGGCGGCTGGTACGGCATCGCCTACGCCGACCCCTTCCGGCCACGTCCCCTGCGCGACTGGATCCGGCTGGTCAAAGCGCTGGAGGAGCTGAACGTCTTTTGGCTCGAAGATTTTCTGCATCCTGACAATTACGCGGGCTACGCCGCCGTGTCCGAGCACACCACCACGTTGCGGCTGGCTGCCGGTGAGCAGCTCGCTGGATACGAAGCCTTTGAACGGCTGGCGATCGAAGGCAGGGTGGACACGTTGCAGCCGGACCTTTCTCGCTGCGGCGGCATCACCGTGGGCAAGCAGATCGCTGACCTGGTCGCACGCCGCCAGATCAACTGTGTTCCCCACGCCTGGCTCACCGATCTGCTCAAGGCGGCCTCGCTGCACCTGAACGCCTATCTGATGGATTCACTCTACCTGGAGTACAACGTCTCTTCAGCTTCCCTGCTCAACCATCTCTGTGAGGAAAGCATCCCAATGGTAGACGGCACCGTGCCAGTGCCCACCGGGCCGGGACTTGGCGTCACGGTAAATGAACGGATCGTTGAACAGTACCGGGTTTTGTAA
- a CDS encoding carbohydrate ABC transporter permease, whose translation MVDAKREWTLPSARQVGGFLAKAWAYFLMTLTAVTMIFPFYWMVATSLKSEARVFAFPPEWIPNPPLWSNYLYMFTELPFGQYVFNSVKVSLLWTVGVVLSSSLAAYAFARVKFWGRNVLFLVTLAALMIPGQVTMIPLYVVMSRIGWVNTHYPLFVPAFFGSAFGIFLMRQYFLTIPQELNDAAKIDGCSHFGIYLRIMMPLSKPVIATLALLSFMGSWNDLLGPVIYLYDQNLFTLPLALTRFRGMYYTQWAYMMAGATVSLLPILAIFLLTQQYFVRGVVLSGLKG comes from the coding sequence GTGGTAGATGCGAAGCGGGAATGGACACTGCCCTCTGCCAGGCAGGTGGGTGGTTTTCTGGCCAAGGCCTGGGCCTATTTTCTGATGACCCTGACGGCCGTGACCATGATCTTTCCCTTCTATTGGATGGTGGCTACCTCCTTGAAGTCGGAGGCCAGGGTCTTTGCCTTTCCGCCAGAATGGATCCCCAACCCGCCCCTGTGGTCGAACTACCTGTACATGTTTACCGAGCTACCCTTCGGCCAGTACGTCTTCAACAGCGTCAAGGTGAGCCTGCTGTGGACTGTTGGGGTCGTCCTTTCGTCGTCGCTGGCGGCCTACGCCTTTGCACGGGTGAAATTCTGGGGGCGCAACGTCCTGTTCCTCGTCACCCTGGCTGCGTTGATGATCCCCGGCCAGGTGACCATGATCCCGCTCTACGTGGTCATGAGCCGTATCGGCTGGGTGAATACCCATTACCCACTCTTCGTGCCCGCCTTTTTTGGCAGTGCCTTCGGCATCTTCCTGATGCGCCAGTATTTCCTCACCATCCCCCAGGAGTTGAACGATGCCGCCAAGATCGACGGCTGCAGCCACTTCGGCATCTACCTGCGCATCATGATGCCCCTGTCCAAACCGGTGATTGCCACGCTGGCCCTGCTCAGCTTCATGGGAAGCTGGAACGACCTGCTCGGTCCGGTGATCTACCTCTACGACCAGAATCTCTTCACCCTGCCGTTGGCCCTGACCCGCTTCCGCGGCATGTACTACACCCAGTGGGCCTATATGATGGCGGGCGCGACGGTCAGCCTGCTGCCGATTCTGGCCATCTTCCTCTTGACTCAACAGTATTTTGTGCGCGGTGTGGTCCTGTCGGGGCTAAAGGGATAG
- a CDS encoding RraA family protein, producing MLAKDEEIRDFIQQHLYVAALCDILDTLGYRNQAMHQRLRPLLPDMRNCGFVGRARTVRWMETDYIVESDPYGLEIDLMDDLRPGDVVVHSTDYSGTNAPWGELMSTVARRNGAVGCVCDSQIRDAVKIIAMGFPVYYAGIRPVDSQGRGRVMAYDVPIRCGEVLVNPGELVVADFDGIVVIPRAVEAQVLTLAQERVSKEDQARRDLLDGRSLREVYNKYGVL from the coding sequence ATGCTGGCGAAGGATGAAGAAATTCGAGATTTCATCCAACAACATCTATATGTAGCGGCGTTGTGCGACATTCTGGATACGCTTGGTTATCGCAATCAGGCCATGCATCAGCGCCTGCGTCCCCTGTTGCCCGACATGCGCAACTGTGGCTTTGTGGGCCGCGCCCGCACTGTACGCTGGATGGAAACAGACTACATCGTCGAAAGCGATCCATATGGGCTGGAGATCGACCTGATGGACGATCTGCGGCCGGGGGATGTGGTGGTTCATTCCACCGATTACAGTGGCACCAACGCCCCCTGGGGCGAGCTCATGTCCACTGTGGCCAGGCGCAACGGCGCCGTGGGCTGCGTGTGTGACAGCCAGATTCGCGATGCAGTAAAAATTATCGCGATGGGATTCCCGGTCTACTATGCTGGTATTCGCCCGGTAGATTCCCAGGGCCGTGGCCGCGTGATGGCCTACGACGTGCCCATCCGCTGCGGCGAGGTGCTGGTCAATCCAGGCGAGCTCGTGGTCGCAGACTTTGATGGCATTGTGGTTATCCCGCGGGCGGTCGAAGCCCAGGTGCTCACCCTCGCCCAGGAGAGGGTTTCCAAGGAAGATCAGGCGCGCCGGGATCTGCTGGACGGCAGGAGCCTGCGCGAGGTGTACAACAAATACGGCGTTCTCTGA
- a CDS encoding Gfo/Idh/MocA family protein, which translates to MAQLRFGLVGAGGNQVGSARGLSHARHLATLDAGQIVAVCDRVAEAAEQAAGRLGAVAYTDYDRFLRHGLDVVILATPDVLHAQQAVEALQRGIAVLSEVPAATTVEDGRRLAQAVHRSGGFYMLLENYGYRDEIELIRRLVQAGKLGDVYFGEGEYLHDCRGLNRFPDGSLTWRGQYFSGYVYIWHSLRPLLYILDDRTTRVTAMMTMQPGRLEADIRIPDNVVSLFQTAGGRLLKIRVDIVSPRPHLMDYYALQGTKGSFEGSRGFGDPPRIWLEELEPADRPGRSGPSVSWRRLADFEEEYIPDRVAAREVAKRTGHGGSDYWTLKAFVEAYRAGNPSPVDVFRALDCSLPGPLVLESARRGGAPVEIPDPRTFI; encoded by the coding sequence ATGGCTCAACTACGCTTTGGATTGGTCGGCGCCGGCGGCAACCAGGTGGGTAGTGCACGGGGGTTGAGCCATGCCCGCCACCTTGCTACCCTGGACGCCGGTCAGATCGTTGCCGTCTGTGACAGGGTGGCCGAAGCGGCCGAGCAGGCCGCGGGTCGTCTGGGTGCCGTGGCCTACACCGACTACGACCGTTTCCTGCGCCACGGCCTCGACGTGGTGATCCTGGCGACGCCTGACGTCTTGCACGCTCAGCAAGCGGTAGAGGCGTTGCAGCGCGGCATTGCTGTCCTCTCCGAGGTGCCGGCGGCCACCACGGTGGAAGATGGTCGGCGGCTGGCCCAGGCCGTGCACCGAAGTGGCGGCTTTTACATGTTGTTGGAGAACTATGGCTACCGGGATGAGATCGAGCTGATCCGCCGCCTGGTGCAGGCAGGTAAATTGGGCGACGTCTACTTCGGCGAAGGAGAATACCTGCACGACTGCCGCGGCCTCAATCGCTTCCCCGACGGCTCTTTGACCTGGCGTGGCCAGTACTTTTCCGGCTACGTCTACATCTGGCACAGCCTGCGGCCCCTGCTCTATATCCTGGACGACCGCACCACTCGCGTCACCGCCATGATGACCATGCAGCCGGGCCGGCTGGAGGCCGACATCCGTATCCCGGACAATGTGGTAAGCCTCTTCCAGACCGCGGGGGGACGCCTGCTCAAGATCCGGGTGGACATTGTCTCCCCCCGGCCTCACCTGATGGACTACTACGCGTTACAGGGCACAAAAGGTTCCTTTGAAGGCTCGCGGGGCTTCGGCGATCCGCCCCGTATCTGGCTGGAGGAACTGGAACCGGCGGACCGGCCGGGCAGGTCCGGACCCAGCGTTTCCTGGCGTCGCCTGGCCGATTTTGAGGAGGAATACATCCCGGATCGCGTGGCCGCGCGCGAAGTTGCGAAACGAACGGGTCACGGCGGCTCCGACTACTGGACCCTGAAAGCGTTCGTCGAGGCCTACCGCGCTGGAAACCCCTCGCCGGTGGACGTCTTCCGCGCGCTGGACTGCTCCCTGCCCGGTCCGCTGGTCCTGGAGTCGGCGCGCCGGGGTGGCGCGCCGGTGGAGATCCCCGATCCCCGCACCTTTATCTGA
- a CDS encoding DUF2334 domain-containing protein yields the protein MDETLFVFTNDDPGGQEPERFAELLDFLAAQEVPATFFVIPNAGGVPLDRKPEWLRLLERALAEGHDLQLHGYVHGPFEFGVPPGFMLDIMPERKKQWEHDPEPIVAEHQYALLREKLERGLEIFHRALGLEPTGFRSGCLATCANMYTALADLGFQWSSNQVVNPMGWRYINRDYEAGEPWQPGVPPHPFRHQSGLLEIPMLSEYTWYLEAQDVERHFQLAQRDFDRTRARQGVYVTLSHYYAMTGKWSAGLQVYARLFDHARAQGNVRFTTMSELMNDE from the coding sequence ATGGACGAAACGCTGTTTGTATTCACCAACGACGACCCCGGCGGCCAGGAGCCAGAACGGTTTGCCGAGTTGCTCGATTTCCTGGCGGCGCAGGAAGTGCCAGCCACCTTCTTCGTCATTCCCAATGCGGGTGGCGTGCCGCTGGATCGCAAGCCGGAATGGTTGCGATTGCTCGAACGCGCGCTGGCAGAGGGCCACGACCTCCAGTTGCATGGGTATGTGCATGGCCCCTTTGAGTTTGGCGTGCCGCCCGGCTTTATGCTCGACATCATGCCGGAGCGTAAAAAACAGTGGGAACACGATCCAGAACCCATTGTCGCTGAACATCAATATGCGCTGCTGAGAGAAAAGTTGGAACGGGGCCTGGAGATCTTCCACCGTGCCCTCGGTCTTGAGCCGACGGGCTTTCGCTCCGGCTGCCTTGCCACCTGTGCCAACATGTACACAGCGCTGGCCGATCTGGGCTTTCAATGGAGCTCCAACCAGGTGGTCAACCCCATGGGCTGGCGCTACATCAATCGCGACTACGAGGCCGGTGAACCCTGGCAGCCCGGCGTGCCCCCCCACCCCTTCCGGCACCAGTCCGGCTTGCTGGAAATCCCCATGCTGTCCGAGTACACCTGGTACCTGGAGGCGCAAGACGTCGAGCGCCACTTTCAACTGGCTCAACGTGATTTTGACCGTACCCGTGCCCGGCAAGGTGTCTACGTGACGCTGTCCCATTACTACGCCATGACGGGCAAATGGTCCGCCGGGCTTCAAGTCTACGCGCGCCTGTTCGATCACGCCCGCGCCCAGGGTAACGTGCGCTTTACAACGATGAGTGAGCTTATGAATGATGAATAA